The nucleotide sequence TCTCGATCACGGGGATCGGCGACTTCTTCGCGCCGGCCACGTAGTGTCCCACGTCGAAGTTGAAGCCGATGTACTGGCCGTGCTCGAGGATCGGGTCGTTCTTGTCCATCACCGGCAGGTTGCCGGTGTGGTTGTGGAAGGCGACCCAGATCTTGTGCTTGTCGGCGAAGGGGGCGAGGCGCTTGGCCAGGGGCTCGGAACGCTCGGTGGTGATGCCGATGCAGCCGAGGGCCTTGGCCACCAGGAAGGCGAACTCGATCTGCTCGTCCGACTGGCCGAAGCCCATCTTGTGGATGTGGATGTTCACGCCGGCGTCGTTGTACATCTTGCGCAGCTCGGCGCACCTGGCCAGTTGCGCCTCGCGGGCGGCGTCGGCCGACAGGCCGGCCTTGAGTCCCGCGCGCATGTAGCCCTCGATGGGGCCGCCCATCAGCTCCACCTCGCTGAGGCCGTTCTTGAGGAGGGCCTGAAGGGTCTGCTCGGCGGTGTTCACGTTGGTGCCGCGGTAGCTGTAGGTGATGACGCCGATGCGCACGCCGTGGAAGACGGAGTTGGGCTTGGCCGCGGCCGCCTCGGCCGCCAGCCCGCGGTTCGCCCACAGGGCGCCGGCCCCCAGGGCCGCCGCGCCGCCGAGAAAGCCGCGTCGGGTCAATGCGTTGTTCTCTTCTGTCACGCTCGTTCTCCTTTCTGGCTGGTTCCGCCGCACGCCGGGAGTCGCGGGAGTTGCGGGACGCTCAGCCGCGGGGGGCGACGGCGATGCCCTCGATCTCGACCAGGAGGTCGGGGCGGCACACGTCGGCGACCGAGAAGGTGACGGGCAGCTCGCCGAGCCGCTGGCGGCAGATGGCGCGCACCTGCTCGTAGTCGCTCTGGTGCTTGACGTAGACGCGGGCGAGGACCATGTCGCCGAGAGTGGCGCCGGCGCGGCGGACGCCCAGGCGCTCGAAGTTCGAGCGGGCGATGAGCGCCTCGATGTTGTCGAGGGTCTGGCGGGTCTGGCCCGCCACGTCGCCCACGTAGCGCGTCTCGGCGTTCACGATGCTGGCCGTGCCCGAGACGAGGATGGAGACGGCCTCGGGGCCGACCACGGCCATGGCCCGCGAGAACTTCGGGCTCTTGGGGCTGTACTCCCGGCCGTAGTCGAAGGCCGAGGTCTGGAGCGGGTTCTCGAGCGGCACCAGCAGAATGTCCTTGCGCTCGGTGGCCACGGCGATGCAGGACATCATCACGTCGCGGTCGCCGGCGCCGATGCCGGTGCTGGCGGGGTAGATCGCGCCGTTGAGGCCGGCGGGCAGGTGCTTGGGGAGAAAGTGAATGTCGCCGTAGAAGTCGGCGCGGGCGCGGTTGAGCTCCTTGTAGCGCTGGGTCTCGCCCTCCGGGCCCACGATGTCGCCGAGGTAGAGCCACGTGCGCAGCACCTGGCTGTAGCTGAAGCCCTTGCTGGCCAGGGTGTCGCGCATGCGCTCGAAGGCGTTGAGCGCCCGGGGGTGGACCCTCGTGGCGTGAGTCCGCGGGGTGATCCCGGCGCAGTGGGCCCAGGTGATGTCGCTGTGGCGCAGGATCACGAGGTGCTCGGAGACCCGCTCGATGGCGATGTCGTGCTTCTTGCGGCTGACGCCCCAGGCCTCGATCTCGAGGAGCTTGCCCCCGCAGGGCGGCTGGATGATGTAGTCCGTCGCCGGCAGGGCGTCGCAGTAGAACTCCTCGATGATCTTCTTGCAGGGCGCGATGAGCGAGTGGTCGCGGAGGAAGATGTCCTGCCGCACGATGCCGTTGCGCGCGCCCTCCTCGTGCATCACGCGCGCCACCGACGTCAGCGCGCCGTACGCCTGCTCGAAGAGGTCGGCCCCGTTGCGGGGAATCCCGCTGACGAACAGGTAGCGCACGTGGCAGAGGTCCGCCACCGAATAGCCGACGCCTTCCGTCGAGACCTTCCTGACCATTCGCCGGCCCTGGCTTCCATTCTCAGACCGCGGGAGGGACAGCCACTGGGCCAAGAAGATAAGCCTATTTGCCGGAGAAGTCAAGCGCGCTTGCCGACCTGCAACCGGGCTTCTCGGTGGCGATGGGCTGGACTCTTGCCGAACCGGGCGGTATCATCTGTACCCGTACAAGCCCTGAGGAGGCCCTCCGGGGAAGCTCCAGACGGAAGGCCGCGCCATGCCCGACCCGCGCCGAGTGGCCCGCCCCCTGTCCCTGATCCTGGCGCTGGCGGCCGCGGCAGGCGG is from Planctomycetota bacterium and encodes:
- a CDS encoding sugar phosphate isomerase/epimerase produces the protein MTEENNALTRRGFLGGAAALGAGALWANRGLAAEAAAAKPNSVFHGVRIGVITYSYRGTNVNTAEQTLQALLKNGLSEVELMGGPIEGYMRAGLKAGLSADAAREAQLARCAELRKMYNDAGVNIHIHKMGFGQSDEQIEFAFLVAKALGCIGITTERSEPLAKRLAPFADKHKIWVAFHNHTGNLPVMDKNDPILEHGQYIGFNFDVGHYVAGAKKSPIPVIEKYHDRMVSLHLKDRTAAGGNLPWGQGETPLKEILQLMRKEKWTFPADIELEYAVPKDSDPVTEVGKCVQFCKEALA
- a CDS encoding Rid family hydrolase, yielding MVRKVSTEGVGYSVADLCHVRYLFVSGIPRNGADLFEQAYGALTSVARVMHEEGARNGIVRQDIFLRDHSLIAPCKKIIEEFYCDALPATDYIIQPPCGGKLLEIEAWGVSRKKHDIAIERVSEHLVILRHSDITWAHCAGITPRTHATRVHPRALNAFERMRDTLASKGFSYSQVLRTWLYLGDIVGPEGETQRYKELNRARADFYGDIHFLPKHLPAGLNGAIYPASTGIGAGDRDVMMSCIAVATERKDILLVPLENPLQTSAFDYGREYSPKSPKFSRAMAVVGPEAVSILVSGTASIVNAETRYVGDVAGQTRQTLDNIEALIARSNFERLGVRRAGATLGDMVLARVYVKHQSDYEQVRAICRQRLGELPVTFSVADVCRPDLLVEIEGIAVAPRG